A portion of the Bacteroidota bacterium genome contains these proteins:
- the moaA gene encoding GTP 3',8-cyclase MoaA, with the protein MNLKKRKRVSKPKRKNLPKKISMLTDSFNRVHDYLRISLTDRCNLRCSYCMPDDLPKGFFANAPRMTADEINSIASVFVKMGVKKIRLTGGEPLLRKDFREIINLLSVHPVELAVTTNGVYLDEYLDDFKNARVKSVNASLDTLNREKFLSITKRDYFNRVFDNIHLLVMNDFHVKVNVVLMRNVNDDEILSFIAWTKNFPIHIRFIEFMPFNGNQWDKEKIVSQEEALEKIRACYEVIKLKDKLQDTTKKYCISGHSGTFAFISTISKPFCEGCNRIRLTSDGKLRNCLFAKSETDILTPLRKGEDIAPLITSSVYKKEFMQGGRSDLDTVNAEREYSSTRCMVSIGG; encoded by the coding sequence ATGAATTTAAAAAAGCGAAAGAGGGTATCGAAACCGAAACGAAAGAACTTGCCAAAAAAGATTAGTATGCTGACTGATAGTTTCAATCGCGTTCATGATTACCTGCGCATTTCGCTGACAGACAGATGCAACCTGCGTTGCTCTTACTGTATGCCGGATGATTTGCCTAAGGGATTTTTTGCAAACGCACCGAGAATGACAGCCGATGAAATTAACAGCATCGCTTCGGTGTTTGTAAAAATGGGAGTAAAAAAAATCCGCCTCACCGGTGGAGAGCCTCTGCTAAGAAAGGATTTTCGGGAGATCATAAACCTGCTGTCCGTACATCCAGTAGAGCTGGCGGTCACCACCAACGGAGTATATCTGGATGAATATCTGGATGATTTCAAAAATGCTCGTGTTAAATCTGTGAACGCAAGTCTGGATACGCTTAATAGGGAAAAGTTTCTTTCAATTACTAAAAGAGATTACTTTAATCGTGTGTTTGATAACATTCATCTCCTGGTGATGAATGATTTTCATGTAAAGGTGAATGTGGTGCTGATGAGAAATGTGAATGATGATGAGATACTCAGTTTCATTGCCTGGACAAAAAATTTCCCTATACACATTCGCTTCATTGAATTTATGCCCTTCAACGGGAACCAATGGGATAAAGAAAAAATTGTTTCACAAGAAGAAGCGCTTGAAAAAATAAGAGCATGTTACGAAGTGATAAAACTAAAAGACAAACTCCAGGACACTACAAAAAAATACTGTATCTCAGGTCATTCAGGAACTTTTGCTTTCATCAGCACAATTTCAAAACCATTCTGTGAAGGTTGCAATCGGATACGACTCACCTCAGATGGAAAATTACGCAACTGCCTTTTTGCTAAATCAGAAACAGACATTCTTACTCCACTCAGAAAGGGAGAAGACATTGCTCCTCTGATTACATCATCGGTTTATAAAAAAGAATTCATGCAGGGCGGCAGAAGTGATCTTGACACGGTAAATGCCGAGCGCGAATATTCTTCAACAAGATGCATGGTGAGTATTGGAGGTTGA
- a CDS encoding molybdopterin-dependent oxidoreductase: protein MDIKRRDFLKTIGLAGVGVMVLNPVLEAFALVGKKTKNPGALAGGTWIPSTCHGCTSWCPNEVYQQTTGAIKRAVKVRGNQISVCNTGMLCPKGHMAPQEGYDPDRLKVPMMRTNPTKGVGVDPQWTPITWSAAITALATQMMTLRNAGTPEKFLFMRGRYTPYNSDVIKTALPKIYGSPNQYTHSTLCAEAEKFGPYFTEGVWGYRDYDMEKTKFLLLWGVDPFRSNRQPPRAMQRWDYLRNNATVVVVDPCLIGSAASAIKAKSPTNNNKWAPIIPGTDGALASAIAHRILVQGKWYKPFVGDFNGSGASSFVANTTAVESDFTEIYTYGLVKWWNAELKDKTPAWAAPITGISQTDIEAIADEMGNKAPNVISWQGPGPTMTPRGAYTSMAIQALNGLLGSTRNIGGPMVQPSKSAASLPAYSTFQDATATTGLSKAYIDKRGALLSQPFIDKTIGAANSMQAAVDNILAADPYDIKAALIYYNNTFHSATGAKRWEDAFTTGVPNMVPWMAHITTHASEASQFADILLPAVFSTERWGVLTSSANRFTEMTLMQPVATRLFDVKDEETEIPWLLSLELQAQGFANLYNYYSTKFIDPETGALPTDEATFAEIVSKFFAYPSYNAQGDTWATWKLKGVSSSTQSQYMYQWGNMGTKTKKFEFYSETLKKELNKHAADSYQKVMTVTLTGTSGTADITIAGTPYTATFASNLTTTAANFKTANAAALLAAGITVTSSAATIVLTGVAYGVDFTATAPVNTSGDLAGTIATTVAINASPKWTGKTVDDVMTACNYTAQGELAYVPHYEPPYRIGSLALFPFTFIDSKSRFNREGRSQNNPLYYQFKKLDPGDNNWGDCIKINPIDAAALNVVDGDRVLITSAVNSVGVKVTVKLYEGVRQGTVAKTYGQGHWAYGRFASDFATLTPKFGAGSNNQFMPAEWERLSGANVRNGGYCGVQLVKV, encoded by the coding sequence ATGGACATCAAAAGAAGGGACTTCTTAAAAACTATCGGGCTTGCCGGTGTTGGAGTTATGGTACTCAATCCGGTGCTCGAAGCATTTGCATTAGTTGGTAAAAAAACAAAAAACCCTGGCGCCCTTGCCGGAGGAACATGGATTCCATCCACCTGCCACGGCTGCACCAGTTGGTGCCCCAACGAGGTGTATCAGCAAACCACAGGCGCAATTAAAAGGGCTGTGAAAGTGCGTGGTAACCAAATTTCCGTTTGCAACACCGGAATGCTTTGCCCGAAAGGACACATGGCGCCACAGGAAGGTTATGATCCGGACAGATTAAAAGTGCCGATGATGCGTACCAATCCCACCAAAGGCGTTGGTGTTGATCCACAGTGGACACCCATCACATGGAGCGCTGCCATCACTGCCCTCGCCACACAAATGATGACTCTCCGCAATGCAGGCACACCGGAAAAATTTCTGTTCATGCGCGGACGATACACTCCTTATAATTCAGATGTTATTAAAACCGCCCTTCCGAAAATATACGGTTCTCCCAACCAATATACGCACAGCACCCTCTGCGCTGAAGCCGAAAAATTCGGACCTTACTTCACCGAAGGCGTTTGGGGCTATCGTGATTACGACATGGAAAAAACAAAATTTCTTTTACTCTGGGGCGTGGATCCTTTCCGTTCCAACCGACAGCCCCCCCGCGCCATGCAACGATGGGATTATTTGAGAAACAATGCCACAGTTGTTGTAGTTGATCCTTGTTTGATTGGTTCTGCAGCAAGCGCTATTAAGGCAAAGTCTCCCACCAATAATAATAAATGGGCTCCAATCATTCCCGGAACCGATGGCGCTTTAGCCAGCGCTATTGCACACCGCATACTTGTTCAGGGAAAATGGTACAAGCCATTTGTAGGTGATTTCAATGGTTCAGGCGCCAGTTCTTTTGTAGCCAATACAACTGCTGTGGAATCGGACTTTACCGAAATATATACTTACGGACTTGTTAAATGGTGGAACGCTGAATTAAAAGACAAAACTCCGGCATGGGCAGCTCCCATCACCGGCATCTCTCAAACCGATATTGAGGCAATTGCCGATGAAATGGGAAACAAAGCACCCAATGTAATTTCATGGCAGGGACCCGGTCCTACTATGACTCCGAGAGGCGCTTATACCTCTATGGCAATTCAAGCGCTTAATGGGCTGCTTGGCTCAACACGAAATATTGGAGGTCCGATGGTTCAGCCATCAAAATCGGCTGCTTCGCTTCCTGCATACAGTACTTTTCAGGACGCTACAGCAACAACTGGGCTTTCAAAAGCTTACATAGATAAGAGGGGAGCCCTTTTGTCACAGCCCTTTATTGATAAAACAATAGGAGCCGCCAATTCCATGCAGGCAGCTGTGGATAATATTCTGGCAGCCGACCCTTATGATATAAAAGCTGCGCTGATTTATTATAATAACACATTCCATTCAGCCACAGGTGCTAAGCGATGGGAGGATGCATTCACTACGGGCGTACCCAACATGGTTCCATGGATGGCGCACATCACCACTCACGCATCGGAAGCATCGCAGTTTGCCGATATTCTTTTGCCTGCAGTATTCAGCACTGAAAGATGGGGAGTACTTACCTCTTCGGCTAACAGATTTACCGAGATGACATTGATGCAGCCCGTTGCCACCCGTTTGTTTGATGTGAAAGATGAGGAAACCGAAATTCCATGGCTGCTTTCTCTGGAACTTCAGGCACAGGGCTTTGCCAATCTTTACAACTATTACTCCACTAAGTTTATTGACCCGGAAACCGGTGCACTGCCTACGGATGAAGCCACTTTTGCTGAGATAGTTTCAAAATTCTTTGCTTATCCTTCTTACAACGCGCAGGGCGACACATGGGCAACCTGGAAACTGAAAGGAGTTTCTTCATCTACCCAGTCACAGTACATGTATCAGTGGGGTAATATGGGAACAAAAACCAAGAAGTTTGAATTCTACAGCGAAACGTTGAAAAAGGAACTGAATAAACACGCTGCTGATTCTTATCAAAAGGTAATGACAGTTACTTTAACAGGAACAAGCGGTACAGCTGACATCACTATTGCAGGAACTCCATACACTGCTACTTTCGCTAGTAATTTAACTACAACGGCTGCCAACTTTAAAACAGCAAATGCTGCCGCTCTTTTGGCTGCAGGTATTACGGTAACAAGTTCTGCGGCAACTATTGTTCTGACCGGGGTGGCATACGGTGTAGACTTCACAGCTACTGCACCAGTAAATACTTCCGGTGATTTGGCAGGAACTATTGCAACCACTGTTGCTATAAATGCCTCACCAAAATGGACGGGCAAAACGGTTGATGATGTGATGACGGCATGCAATTACACTGCACAAGGCGAGTTGGCTTATGTGCCTCATTACGAGCCGCCATACCGCATAGGTTCTCTTGCACTGTTTCCGTTCACATTTATTGATTCAAAATCTCGCTTCAACCGCGAAGGAAGAAGCCAGAACAACCCGCTGTACTATCAGTTTAAAAAGCTGGATCCGGGAGATAACAACTGGGGCGACTGTATCAAAATAAATCCTATTGATGCCGCTGCGCTTAACGTAGTTGATGGAGATAGAGTTCTGATAACTTCGGCAGTTAATTCTGTTGGAGTCAAGGTAACAGTAAAACTCTATGAGGGTGTCAGACAGGGAACCGTTGCCAAAACCTACGGGCAAGGGCACTGGGCTTACGGAAGGTTCGCATCAGACTTTGCAACATTGACTCCAAAATTCGGAGCCGGCAGCAACAACCAGTTTATGCCTGCTGAATGGGAAAGATTGTCTGGGGCGAACGTAAGGAACGGAGGATACTGCGGAGTGCAATTAGTAAAAGTCTAA
- a CDS encoding T9SS type A sorting domain-containing protein, translating to MAVKYGMLIDLGKCIGCGTCAIACKTENNTRHEDLVNGRKYNWADFHAIAKGTFPNTEFHVTPVLCNHCGERTINDPPCVNACPVVPDGNGNKAIWKTTAGITMRDDLRCQAGIIAGCGLACMGSCPYSSLDVISDGVQWSVNHYNPAGTSSHPYWEDTTEVIAGGTSSPAAVAAAAGTAPPCKNDYTHPYYNAVRPANTVEKCYFCEHRLLNSEEPYCVVSCPAGARIFGDQNNPSSQIAQLLAANTALTLKNNLTTNNDLNWQAQGLGTSPNVFYIGPQSQVPVSTEEASVTPIIGQLNIYPNPATDNTTVEFELNNSSEISISLYDMSGKEVVETSKENLAAGVHKTKIDVSGLSNGTYICSLKTKEGVIMTENIIIAR from the coding sequence ATGGCAGTAAAATATGGAATGTTAATAGACCTGGGCAAGTGCATTGGCTGCGGCACATGCGCCATTGCCTGCAAAACCGAAAACAACACCAGGCATGAAGATTTGGTGAATGGCAGAAAATACAACTGGGCTGATTTTCATGCGATAGCCAAGGGTACTTTTCCAAACACAGAATTTCATGTAACGCCTGTGTTGTGCAACCACTGCGGTGAAAGAACTATCAATGACCCGCCATGTGTGAATGCTTGTCCGGTTGTGCCTGATGGCAATGGCAATAAGGCAATATGGAAAACAACCGCAGGCATTACTATGCGGGACGATCTGAGATGCCAAGCCGGGATAATTGCCGGTTGCGGTCTGGCTTGTATGGGAAGTTGCCCTTACAGTTCTCTTGATGTTATTTCTGATGGAGTACAATGGTCGGTAAACCATTACAATCCTGCTGGAACTTCTTCACATCCTTATTGGGAAGATACTACTGAAGTTATTGCCGGTGGAACATCCTCTCCTGCAGCGGTGGCAGCAGCAGCAGGAACTGCTCCTCCCTGTAAGAATGATTATACACATCCCTATTACAATGCAGTTCGTCCAGCCAATACAGTTGAGAAGTGTTATTTCTGTGAACATCGTTTGTTAAACAGCGAAGAACCTTATTGCGTGGTTTCCTGTCCAGCAGGCGCCCGTATTTTTGGTGACCAGAATAATCCAAGCAGCCAGATAGCCCAGTTATTGGCAGCTAATACTGCTTTAACTCTAAAAAATAATTTAACAACTAATAATGATTTGAACTGGCAAGCACAAGGGCTAGGAACCAGTCCAAATGTATTTTACATTGGACCACAATCTCAGGTTCCGGTTAGTACTGAAGAAGCCAGTGTTACACCGATTATCGGGCAACTTAACATCTATCCTAATCCTGCCACTGATAATACAACAGTTGAATTTGAGCTTAACAACTCTTCAGAAATTTCCATATCGCTTTATGACATGAGCGGAAAAGAAGTAGTGGAAACTTCCAAAGAAAACCTTGCGGCAGGAGTGCATAAAACTAAAATTGATGTGTCAGGTTTATCTAACGGAACTTATATCTGCTCTTTGAAAACAAAAGAAGGTGTGATCATGACGGAAAATATAATTATCGCGAGGTAG
- the tatA gene encoding twin-arginine translocase TatA/TatE family subunit: MFTTILLGMLGTTEIILIVIVVLLLFGGKKIPELMRGLGRGMNEFKKAKEGIETETKELAKKD, encoded by the coding sequence ATGTTTACCACCATTTTACTTGGAATGCTCGGCACAACCGAAATCATCCTGATTGTTATTGTTGTTCTTCTTCTCTTCGGAGGCAAAAAAATTCCTGAACTCATGCGAGGGCTTGGACGTGGAATGAATGAATTTAAAAAAGCGAAAGAGGGTATCGAAACCGAAACGAAAGAACTTGCCAAAAAAGATTAG
- a CDS encoding twin-arginine translocase TatA/TatE family subunit produces MLTTILLGMFGTQEIILVAIVVLLLFGGKKIPELMRGLGRGINEFKKAKAGITTETQEFVKQEFAKKD; encoded by the coding sequence ATGCTTACAACTATTTTACTTGGAATGTTCGGCACTCAGGAGATAATTCTGGTTGCCATTGTTGTGCTTCTTCTTTTTGGAGGCAAAAAAATTCCTGAACTGATGAGAGGACTCGGCAGGGGAATTAATGAGTTTAAAAAAGCTAAAGCAGGAATAACAACCGAAACACAGGAATTTGTCAAACAGGAATTTGCCAAAAAGGATTAA
- a CDS encoding twin-arginine translocase TatA/TatE family subunit has protein sequence MFNIGGSELFFILLIVVVFFGSKKIPELARGIGKGLREMQNVTDGIKNELSQEVHEIKKQTDVMQIMMDEQIKHQKEQKKESV, from the coding sequence ATGTTTAACATCGGAGGAAGTGAACTATTTTTCATTCTGCTCATTGTGGTTGTTTTCTTCGGCTCAAAAAAAATACCCGAACTCGCGCGCGGAATCGGCAAGGGGCTACGTGAAATGCAAAATGTAACCGATGGAATTAAAAACGAACTCTCTCAAGAAGTACATGAAATAAAAAAACAAACTGATGTCATGCAGATAATGATGGACGAGCAGATAAAACATCAAAAAGAACAAAAAAAAGAATCTGTCTGA
- a CDS encoding molecular chaperone TorD family protein, with protein MTHQEFLTVEKARATVFNIFTALLCQPDQAIIDSPKVFDTLVAGLKIVCPDCASDAIFLKKEIQKHTHTNLLVEYTRLFIGPSKMVAPPYSSIYFGTEYILMSDVTLWVMSFYERMGLRYNEKIKDVPDHIAIETEFLYYLIFLETKAFQKKDLKKAKKIWRSQSEFFNKHFIKWVPAFCDKMLDGSKNEYYLLLAKCLKRFVLDTPVPDFPEKIKKR; from the coding sequence ATGACACATCAAGAATTCTTAACCGTTGAAAAAGCAAGAGCAACTGTTTTTAATATTTTTACTGCGTTGCTCTGTCAGCCGGATCAGGCAATAATTGACAGCCCTAAAGTGTTTGACACTTTGGTGGCTGGACTAAAGATTGTTTGTCCGGATTGTGCCAGCGATGCAATTTTTTTAAAAAAAGAAATTCAGAAACACACCCACACTAATCTATTGGTTGAATATACCCGCCTTTTTATTGGTCCTTCAAAGATGGTTGCTCCGCCTTACAGTTCAATTTATTTCGGCACGGAATATATATTAATGAGTGATGTAACACTTTGGGTAATGAGTTTTTATGAGAGAATGGGGTTGAGGTATAATGAAAAAATAAAGGATGTGCCCGACCACATAGCCATTGAAACTGAATTTTTATACTACCTGATTTTTCTTGAAACGAAAGCATTTCAGAAAAAAGACCTGAAGAAGGCAAAAAAAATATGGCGAAGCCAATCGGAGTTCTTTAACAAACATTTCATAAAATGGGTGCCTGCATTTTGTGATAAGATGTTGGATGGATCAAAAAATGAATATTATCTGCTTTTGGCTAAATGCCTGAAAAGATTTGTTCTGGATACACCTGTTCCGGATTTCCCTGAGAAAATTAAAAAAAGATAA